One stretch of Paenibacillus sp. FSL R5-0341 DNA includes these proteins:
- a CDS encoding BMP family ABC transporter substrate-binding protein, protein MKKMLSLSLVMLLAVSVMLAGCGSKPKEETNAGGDTGGTSTETKSDLKIGMVTDVGGVNDKSFNQSAWEALQATETETGTAVKYLQSKSDEEYIPNLNEFVKGGYDLTWGIGFQLADAIKTVADQNADAKLAIIDSVVDSPNVKSVTFAEEEGSFLVGVVAGLTTKTNKIGFVGGMESPLIKKFEVGFREGVKAVNPDAQFISNYTGAFDKPDLGKAAAATLYNEGVDIIFHASGATGNGVFNEASARKKQGQDVWVIGVDKDQSLEFGDEITLTSMIKKVDEAVKRVNQEVIDGTFAGGSENLTLKENGVGIADTSTANVSADILAKVEEYKEKIISGEIKVPTE, encoded by the coding sequence ATGAAAAAGATGCTCAGCTTGTCTTTGGTAATGTTGCTGGCGGTATCGGTTATGCTCGCAGGTTGCGGTAGCAAACCGAAAGAAGAAACAAATGCCGGAGGAGATACAGGTGGCACATCCACTGAAACTAAATCCGATCTCAAAATCGGTATGGTTACTGACGTAGGTGGAGTTAATGACAAATCCTTTAACCAATCCGCTTGGGAAGCTCTGCAAGCGACTGAAACAGAAACAGGTACTGCAGTTAAATACCTGCAAAGTAAATCCGATGAAGAGTACATTCCTAACCTGAACGAATTCGTTAAAGGCGGATATGATCTGACTTGGGGTATCGGTTTCCAATTGGCTGATGCAATCAAAACGGTTGCTGACCAAAACGCCGATGCTAAACTCGCGATCATTGACAGCGTAGTGGATTCTCCTAATGTTAAGTCCGTAACTTTTGCTGAAGAAGAAGGATCTTTCTTGGTTGGTGTTGTTGCCGGTCTGACAACAAAAACGAACAAAATTGGTTTTGTAGGCGGTATGGAAAGCCCACTGATCAAAAAGTTTGAAGTAGGATTCAGAGAAGGCGTTAAAGCAGTTAACCCTGATGCTCAATTCATTTCTAACTACACAGGTGCATTTGATAAACCTGACCTTGGTAAAGCAGCAGCAGCAACACTTTACAATGAAGGCGTAGATATTATCTTCCACGCTTCTGGCGCGACAGGTAACGGTGTGTTTAACGAAGCAAGTGCTCGTAAGAAACAAGGTCAAGATGTATGGGTTATCGGTGTTGACAAAGACCAATCTCTTGAGTTTGGTGATGAGATCACTTTGACTTCCATGATCAAAAAAGTTGACGAAGCTGTTAAGCGCGTTAACCAAGAAGTAATCGACGGTACATTTGCTGGCGGTTCCGAGAACCTGACGTTGAAAGAAAACGGCGTAGGTATTGCTGATACTTCTACTGCCAACGTATCTGCTGATATACTTGCAAAAGTAGAAGAGTACAAAGAAAAAATCATCAGCGGCGAAATCAAAGTACCTACTGAGTAA
- the rplT gene encoding 50S ribosomal protein L20 codes for MARVKGGFVVRRRHKKVLKLARGYFGSKHRIFKTANEQVMKSLVYAYRDRRNTKRNFRRLWIVRINAAARMNGLSYNKLIHGLKLAGVDMNRKMLADLAVNDINAFNSLATVAKGKINA; via the coding sequence ATGGCAAGAGTAAAAGGCGGTTTTGTAGTACGTCGTCGTCATAAAAAGGTTTTGAAACTGGCAAGAGGTTATTTCGGTTCCAAACACCGTATTTTTAAAACAGCTAATGAGCAAGTAATGAAATCCCTGGTATACGCATACCGTGACCGTCGCAACACGAAACGTAACTTCCGCAGACTGTGGATCGTTCGTATCAATGCTGCAGCACGTATGAATGGTTTGTCTTACAACAAACTGATCCATGGTTTGAAACTTGCTGGAGTAGACATGAACCGCAAAATGTTGGCTGATCTGGCCGTTAACGACATCAATGCGTTCAACTCTTTGGCTACTGTAGCTAAAGGCAAAATCAACGCTTAA
- the rpmI gene encoding 50S ribosomal protein L35: MPKMKTHSSLKGRFKITGSGKVLRYKAHKNHLLSHKSKRAKRVLNGNPVMAAGDVRRLKQGLANLKG, translated from the coding sequence ATGCCTAAAATGAAAACACACAGCAGTTTGAAAGGACGCTTCAAAATTACCGGTTCCGGTAAAGTCCTTCGTTACAAAGCTCACAAAAACCACTTGCTTTCCCACAAATCCAAACGTGCTAAGCGCGTTCTGAACGGTAACCCAGTTATGGCTGCCGGGGATGTTAGACGTTTGAAACAAGGTTTGGCTAACTTGAAAGGCTAA
- a CDS encoding ABC transporter ATP-binding protein, whose amino-acid sequence MGAATPVVELKQITKRFPGIVANDAISLQLRKGEIHALLGENGAGKSTLMNIVFGLYQPDEGSIEVNGKPVIIDSPNRAIDLGIGMVHQHFKLVQPFTVTENIILGSEPTKGLNINYKKAAAEVQRLSEQYGLKVNPHAKIHDISVGMQQRVEIVKTLYRGADILIFDEPTAVLTPQEIKELMTIMKKLVAEGKSIILITHKLKEIMEISDTVTIIRRGKVIDSVKTSETNPNELAEKMVGRNVTFKVDKKPATPGANVLEVSKLTAKNKEGIAVLNQLNLNVRAGEIVGIAGVDGNGQSELIEALTGLRKVESGSIRLEGKELSNHSPRHISESGVAHIPEDRHKHGLVLDFSVSENIVLESYYKAPYTRKGFLNFDAIKKQAKRLVEAFDVRTPSIETKARSLSGGNQQKAIIAREVDKNPELLIAAQPTRGLDVGAIEFVQKQLIAQRDQGKAVLLISFELDEIINVSDRIAVIYEGQIVGEVLPEETNDRELGLMMAGSTQKRGTAHE is encoded by the coding sequence ATGGGTGCAGCAACCCCCGTCGTTGAGTTAAAACAAATTACGAAGCGTTTCCCAGGCATTGTTGCCAACGACGCCATCAGCCTTCAGCTTCGTAAAGGCGAGATCCATGCGCTACTGGGCGAAAATGGCGCTGGTAAGTCAACGTTGATGAATATTGTATTTGGTCTCTATCAGCCAGATGAAGGTTCCATTGAAGTGAATGGCAAGCCTGTCATCATCGACAGCCCTAACCGAGCAATCGATCTTGGCATCGGCATGGTGCATCAGCACTTTAAGCTTGTACAGCCGTTCACGGTAACAGAGAACATTATTTTGGGATCTGAACCAACGAAGGGTCTCAATATTAACTATAAAAAAGCAGCTGCTGAAGTTCAGCGTCTGTCCGAACAGTATGGACTCAAGGTGAATCCTCATGCCAAAATTCATGATATCTCTGTCGGAATGCAGCAACGTGTTGAGATTGTTAAAACATTGTATCGTGGTGCAGATATTTTGATTTTTGACGAGCCTACAGCCGTATTGACTCCTCAAGAGATCAAAGAACTGATGACCATCATGAAGAAGCTCGTTGCCGAAGGCAAATCGATTATTCTGATCACGCACAAACTGAAAGAGATCATGGAAATCTCCGATACGGTAACGATTATCCGTCGGGGTAAAGTGATTGATTCGGTCAAAACATCGGAAACCAATCCAAATGAACTGGCTGAGAAAATGGTAGGTCGGAATGTCACATTCAAAGTGGACAAAAAGCCGGCTACACCTGGAGCGAATGTGCTCGAAGTCAGCAAATTAACCGCCAAGAATAAAGAAGGCATTGCAGTTCTGAACCAACTTAACCTGAACGTACGTGCAGGAGAGATTGTCGGAATCGCAGGCGTGGATGGTAACGGCCAAAGTGAACTGATTGAAGCCCTTACCGGACTTCGTAAAGTCGAGAGCGGTTCGATTCGTTTGGAGGGCAAGGAGCTGTCCAATCATTCTCCGCGCCATATTTCGGAGTCGGGTGTAGCCCACATTCCGGAAGATCGACATAAACACGGACTTGTACTTGATTTTTCAGTGAGTGAAAATATCGTTCTGGAATCGTACTATAAGGCACCATACACCCGTAAAGGGTTCCTTAACTTCGATGCGATCAAAAAGCAGGCGAAGCGGCTTGTGGAGGCATTTGACGTGCGTACACCAAGCATCGAGACCAAAGCTCGTTCCTTGTCCGGAGGAAACCAGCAGAAGGCCATTATCGCCCGTGAGGTGGATAAAAACCCTGAACTGCTTATTGCTGCCCAACCAACGCGTGGTTTGGACGTAGGGGCTATTGAGTTCGTGCAAAAGCAATTGATTGCACAACGCGATCAAGGTAAGGCTGTTCTGCTTATTTCATTTGAGCTAGATGAGATTATCAATGTATCTGACCGAATTGCTGTTATCTATGAAGGTCAGATCGTTGGCGAGGTGCTGCCGGAAGAAACCAATGACAGGGAGCTCGGCTTGATGATGGCGGGCAGCACCCAAAAGAGAGGTACTGCGCATGAATAA
- the infC gene encoding translation initiation factor IF-3 translates to MINDEIRAKEVRLVGAEGEQIGITPIREALQMAIDLNLDLVNVAPQAKPPVCRIMDYGKFRYEQQKKEKEARKNQKIVDIKEVWFRSNIEEHDYQTKLRNVVKFLNEGDKVKCSVRYRGREIAHAAIGQRILERVKVEVAELCTIERQPKLEGRSMIMILAPKA, encoded by the coding sequence ATGATTAATGATGAGATTCGGGCGAAGGAAGTACGCCTTGTCGGAGCTGAAGGAGAACAAATTGGGATTACGCCCATTCGCGAAGCACTGCAAATGGCGATTGACCTAAATTTGGATCTGGTCAATGTGGCACCACAGGCTAAACCGCCGGTGTGTCGCATCATGGACTATGGCAAATTCCGCTATGAGCAACAAAAGAAAGAAAAAGAAGCCCGTAAGAACCAGAAAATTGTTGACATTAAAGAAGTATGGTTCCGTTCCAATATTGAGGAGCACGATTATCAAACGAAGCTTCGTAATGTAGTTAAGTTTTTGAACGAAGGCGACAAAGTGAAATGTTCTGTTCGTTACCGCGGACGTGAAATTGCACATGCCGCGATTGGTCAACGGATTTTGGAGCGCGTAAAGGTAGAAGTTGCAGAACTTTGTACTATTGAACGTCAACCGAAATTGGAAGGCCGCAGTATGATCATGATTTTGGCTCCTAAAGCCTGA
- a CDS encoding ABC transporter permease, translating into MDLLTIGQIINTTLVFATALIFASLGGIFSEKSGVTNLGLEGFMVFGAFAAGIGAHYAQEAGMGGTTSAWMGVLLAIVLGVLVSLIHAVASITFKADQIISGIVINFLAAGSTLYLVKLLFEGSGDSPLVQGFSKFDVPFLKDIPLLGEAFFKNVYPTTYLAILFVFLTYYIMFKTPFGLRLRSVGEHPSAADTVGVKVLRYRYIGVMISGALAAIGGAAITLTTTGTFSHNTVSGQGYIAIAAMIFGKWNPIGAFGAAVFFGFSQAIRNYVQLFEWSQSIPQEIIFMLPYLLTIIVLVAAVGRSSAPSALGEAYDPGKR; encoded by the coding sequence ATGGACTTGTTGACAATTGGGCAAATTATCAATACGACGCTTGTCTTTGCTACGGCATTGATTTTTGCATCACTCGGCGGAATTTTCTCGGAAAAATCAGGTGTAACCAACCTTGGACTTGAAGGTTTTATGGTCTTCGGTGCCTTTGCAGCTGGAATCGGGGCCCATTATGCGCAAGAGGCGGGCATGGGCGGAACGACATCTGCCTGGATGGGAGTTTTGCTCGCGATTGTATTGGGCGTACTGGTATCGTTAATTCATGCCGTTGCGTCTATCACATTTAAGGCAGACCAGATTATCAGTGGTATCGTTATTAACTTTTTAGCAGCAGGAAGTACGTTGTACTTGGTTAAACTGTTGTTTGAAGGTTCTGGTGATTCACCGTTGGTTCAAGGCTTCAGCAAGTTTGATGTGCCATTCTTGAAAGACATTCCTTTGCTTGGAGAAGCCTTCTTCAAGAACGTATATCCAACGACATATCTGGCCATTTTGTTCGTATTCCTGACGTATTACATCATGTTCAAAACGCCATTTGGTCTGCGCCTTCGTTCTGTAGGTGAACATCCAAGTGCGGCTGATACGGTTGGTGTTAAAGTGCTTCGTTATCGCTATATTGGCGTTATGATCAGTGGTGCGCTTGCGGCTATTGGTGGAGCTGCGATTACGTTGACGACGACGGGTACATTCTCACACAATACGGTTTCCGGCCAAGGTTATATTGCCATTGCAGCTATGATCTTTGGTAAGTGGAACCCGATTGGTGCCTTTGGTGCTGCTGTGTTCTTCGGATTCTCACAAGCGATCCGGAACTATGTACAGTTGTTCGAATGGTCACAAAGTATTCCCCAGGAAATTATTTTTATGTTGCCTTACCTGCTTACCATCATCGTTCTCGTTGCAGCGGTTGGACGTTCTTCGGCTCCGTCTGCACTCGGTGAAGCTTATGATCCGGGTAAAAGGTAA
- a CDS encoding ABC transporter permease — translation MNNVLKWFTRDSFILPVVAIVMGLILGGVVMLIGGYNPIEAYGALFTKVFGDMYNFGEAVREMTPLIMTGLAFAFASRAGLFNIGGEGQFLVGMTAATFVGVKFAGLPIYLHAPLALIAGALFGGLWAAIAGYLKATRGVNEVISSIMLNWIGLYLANLIVRQFLLLKGENRSVDISESASISLTWLSELMGNSRVHMGTLIAIVMAVLFYIYMWKTKQGYEIRAVGYNPNAAEYAGMHVNRNIVKAMFISGMLAGLGGAFQVLGVFQYQTVMSGSPGTGFDGIAVALIGLNHPFGVLLGAVLFGTLTYGSAGMSFAADVPPEIIRIVIGSIIFFIAAQGIVRWILKPFYSKRKKEKVL, via the coding sequence ATGAATAACGTATTGAAATGGTTTACCCGAGATTCATTTATTTTGCCTGTAGTCGCCATTGTTATGGGTCTGATTCTCGGTGGGGTTGTCATGCTGATCGGTGGTTACAATCCGATTGAAGCCTATGGCGCATTGTTCACCAAGGTATTTGGAGACATGTACAACTTTGGTGAAGCGGTACGGGAAATGACGCCACTGATCATGACAGGACTTGCATTTGCATTCGCGTCACGTGCAGGGCTGTTCAACATCGGGGGAGAAGGTCAATTTCTCGTCGGTATGACCGCTGCAACATTTGTTGGTGTTAAGTTTGCAGGTTTGCCGATCTACCTCCATGCGCCACTGGCTTTGATTGCGGGTGCATTGTTTGGTGGTCTTTGGGCCGCGATTGCTGGTTATCTGAAAGCAACGCGTGGGGTCAATGAAGTTATCAGTAGTATCATGTTGAACTGGATTGGTCTGTATTTGGCCAACCTTATCGTTCGCCAATTCTTGCTATTAAAAGGCGAGAATCGTTCCGTGGATATCAGTGAATCGGCTTCGATTAGTTTGACATGGCTCTCTGAACTGATGGGCAACTCCCGTGTACACATGGGAACGTTGATTGCCATTGTGATGGCTGTGCTCTTTTATATCTATATGTGGAAAACAAAACAGGGTTATGAAATCCGCGCGGTAGGTTACAACCCTAATGCGGCTGAATATGCAGGTATGCATGTTAACCGGAATATCGTAAAAGCGATGTTCATCAGTGGTATGCTTGCAGGTCTTGGCGGTGCATTCCAGGTGCTTGGGGTGTTCCAGTACCAGACTGTAATGTCTGGTTCACCGGGAACGGGTTTTGACGGAATTGCGGTTGCCCTGATTGGTTTGAATCATCCGTTTGGGGTGTTATTGGGGGCAGTGCTGTTCGGTACCCTCACGTACGGATCTGCAGGTATGAGTTTTGCTGCGGATGTTCCGCCTGAGATTATTCGGATTGTGATCGGTTCGATTATCTTCTTCATTGCGGCACAAGGCATCGTGCGCTGGATACTTAAACCGTTCTATTCGAAGCGTAAGAAAGAGAAGGTGTTGTAG
- a CDS encoding GNAT family N-acetyltransferase: protein MVIRQRTSKLDDGAIMKLIDTQLVPLSHMSEKEINKIRKEIPLRMNRGMTFVVSPEPDKAAVAFIHFLMHGELLYVDMMAVSPKEQRKRYGQTLLLKAESFAASRGCKRSKVMVDEGNTKGLHFYQKNGYSAIRYIMISRCYEMEKTL, encoded by the coding sequence ATGGTGATTCGGCAACGCACATCCAAGCTGGATGATGGCGCCATCATGAAGCTGATTGACACTCAACTTGTTCCTCTCTCTCACATGAGTGAAAAAGAAATTAACAAAATCCGCAAAGAAATACCCCTGCGAATGAACAGGGGCATGACCTTTGTTGTCTCGCCGGAGCCAGACAAAGCTGCTGTCGCATTCATCCATTTTCTCATGCACGGGGAACTGCTCTATGTCGATATGATGGCTGTTAGTCCGAAAGAACAACGCAAACGTTATGGGCAAACTTTGTTACTCAAAGCAGAGAGCTTTGCGGCGTCTCGGGGGTGTAAAAGATCGAAAGTTATGGTGGATGAAGGCAATACCAAAGGACTTCATTTCTATCAAAAAAATGGATATAGTGCGATTCGATACATTATGATAAGCCGCTGCTACGAAATGGAAAAGACATTATAG
- a CDS encoding glycosyltransferase family 2 protein encodes MLDAIFVTMQVILALLAVYQFTFSLFGLIKKKKKKHYPATKSFAVLVAAHNEEQVIGALMENLKQLDYPEDLYDVFVICDNCTDGTAQIVREHGLNACVRTNADLRGKGYAIEWMLKYLWKLPRQYDAVVMFDADNLVDRNFLLEMNDDLNNGSRVIQGYIDTKNPEDSWITAAYGVSYWYINRLWQLSRHNLNMANFLGGTGMCFETNLLKEIGWGATSLVEDLEFTMRSVQRNVYPVFNYDAKVFDEKPLTFKASARQRLRWMQGHFTVARRYFFPLLWQSIKERSLVKFDLAIYGANVYVVLLTFLMTAAMWVDMAIFNGPHIANIYGYFPLWVGFVAIGLNILTFLLSMALEKVTFAKVYLYLILFPIYLLSWYPITFYAFFTQNNKQWSHTQHTRVVRLDEVQSKQG; translated from the coding sequence ATGTTGGACGCTATATTCGTCACGATGCAGGTCATTCTGGCACTGCTAGCCGTGTACCAATTCACGTTTTCGCTGTTCGGTCTGATTAAGAAAAAGAAAAAGAAACATTATCCGGCGACAAAATCATTCGCTGTACTCGTCGCAGCACACAATGAGGAACAGGTCATTGGTGCCTTGATGGAGAACTTGAAACAACTTGATTATCCGGAAGATCTGTATGATGTGTTCGTCATCTGTGACAACTGTACGGATGGAACGGCTCAAATTGTCAGAGAACATGGGTTAAACGCTTGTGTACGTACCAACGCTGATCTGAGAGGTAAAGGGTATGCCATCGAATGGATGCTTAAATACCTGTGGAAATTGCCACGTCAGTATGACGCAGTTGTTATGTTTGACGCGGATAACCTGGTTGACCGTAACTTCTTGCTTGAGATGAATGATGACTTGAACAATGGTTCGCGTGTTATCCAAGGATACATTGATACGAAAAATCCGGAGGATTCTTGGATCACTGCAGCATACGGTGTATCTTACTGGTACATCAACCGTCTGTGGCAGTTGTCTCGTCATAACTTGAATATGGCGAACTTCCTCGGAGGTACCGGAATGTGTTTCGAGACCAACCTGTTGAAGGAAATTGGCTGGGGCGCAACAAGTCTGGTAGAGGATCTGGAGTTTACGATGCGCAGTGTGCAACGTAATGTGTATCCTGTTTTCAACTATGATGCCAAAGTATTTGATGAGAAGCCATTAACGTTCAAAGCTTCAGCGCGACAACGTCTCCGCTGGATGCAAGGTCACTTTACAGTTGCACGTAGATACTTCTTCCCACTGCTCTGGCAGTCCATTAAGGAAAGAAGCTTAGTGAAATTCGACCTTGCTATCTATGGGGCCAATGTCTATGTTGTATTGCTTACATTCCTGATGACTGCTGCAATGTGGGTAGACATGGCGATTTTCAATGGTCCGCACATTGCGAATATTTATGGATACTTCCCGTTATGGGTCGGATTCGTGGCCATTGGCCTGAATATTCTGACGTTCCTGTTGTCTATGGCTCTGGAGAAGGTTACCTTCGCCAAAGTTTATCTATATCTGATTTTGTTCCCGATTTACCTGTTGTCATGGTACCCGATTACGTTCTACGCTTTCTTTACGCAGAACAACAAACAGTGGAGTCACACCCAACACACGCGTGTTGTGCGCTTGGATGAGGTACAGAGCAAACAAGGGTAA
- the ilvB gene encoding biosynthetic-type acetolactate synthase large subunit, with product MGAQIPEVRSTDELREKWMKPEVISGSEILLRSLLLEGVECVFGYPGGAVLYIYDAMYGFEDFKHVLTRHEQGAIHAADGYARASGKVGVCIATSGPGATNLVTGIATAYMDSVPLVVITGNVISSLIGSDAFQEADITGITMPITKHSYLVKDVKDLSSVIHEAFHIANTGRKGPVLIDIPKDVSANKTLFEPTTEPVILRGYNPRTVPNKLQVDRLAQAIQEAERPMILAGGGVVYSGGHEELFEFVEKTGIPITTTLLGLGAFPSGHELWTGMPGMHGTYTSNQAIQKADLLINIGARFDDRVTGKLDGFAPHAKIVHIDIDPAEIGKNIATDIPIVGDVKTVLEIANKEVGRAERADAWRDQIKQWKQEKPYSYTDSDEVLKPQWVVEMLNDTTKGEAIVTTDVGQHQMWAAQYYKFNQPRSWVTSGGLGTMGFGFPSAIGAQMANPDRLVISINGDGGMQMCSQELAICAINNIPVKIVIINNQVLGMVRQWQEIIYENRYSHIDLAGSPDFVKLAEAYGVKGLRATNKEEAARAWQEALDTPGPVVVEFVVRKEENVYPMVPQGATIDQMLMGDADE from the coding sequence ATGGGAGCTCAAATTCCAGAAGTGCGGTCAACAGATGAATTACGTGAAAAATGGATGAAGCCGGAGGTCATTAGCGGATCTGAAATTCTGCTGAGAAGCTTGTTGCTTGAAGGTGTTGAGTGTGTATTTGGTTACCCGGGCGGCGCAGTGTTGTACATTTACGATGCGATGTATGGTTTCGAGGATTTCAAACACGTCTTAACCCGTCACGAACAAGGTGCGATTCATGCAGCTGACGGTTATGCACGGGCGAGCGGCAAAGTTGGTGTCTGTATCGCTACCTCCGGACCAGGAGCAACGAATCTGGTAACCGGTATTGCAACAGCGTATATGGATTCAGTACCACTCGTAGTCATTACGGGGAACGTCATTTCGAGCCTAATTGGTTCAGATGCCTTCCAGGAAGCTGATATTACGGGGATTACAATGCCAATAACCAAACACAGTTATCTGGTGAAAGATGTAAAAGATCTGTCGAGCGTAATTCATGAGGCATTCCATATTGCCAACACGGGTCGCAAAGGTCCTGTACTGATCGACATCCCGAAAGATGTATCAGCGAACAAAACATTGTTTGAACCGACAACTGAACCTGTTATATTGAGAGGGTACAATCCACGGACAGTACCGAACAAACTGCAGGTTGACCGTTTGGCTCAGGCCATTCAGGAAGCAGAACGTCCAATGATTCTGGCTGGTGGCGGTGTGGTATACTCGGGTGGACATGAAGAACTGTTCGAGTTTGTTGAGAAGACAGGTATTCCAATTACGACTACGCTTCTTGGTCTTGGCGCATTCCCGAGTGGTCATGAATTATGGACAGGAATGCCGGGTATGCACGGAACATACACTTCCAATCAGGCTATTCAAAAAGCGGACCTGCTGATCAATATCGGCGCACGATTCGATGATCGGGTAACAGGCAAGCTGGATGGATTCGCTCCACATGCCAAGATCGTTCATATTGATATCGATCCGGCTGAGATTGGCAAAAACATTGCAACCGATATTCCAATCGTTGGTGATGTGAAGACGGTACTTGAAATAGCCAACAAAGAGGTTGGGCGTGCAGAGCGTGCAGATGCATGGAGAGACCAGATCAAACAGTGGAAACAAGAGAAGCCTTACAGCTATACGGATTCAGACGAAGTGCTGAAACCCCAGTGGGTTGTTGAAATGCTGAATGATACAACCAAAGGTGAAGCGATTGTGACTACGGATGTGGGACAACATCAGATGTGGGCAGCACAATATTACAAATTTAATCAACCGCGTTCATGGGTAACTTCGGGTGGACTCGGAACGATGGGCTTTGGCTTCCCTTCTGCAATTGGTGCTCAGATGGCCAATCCGGACAGACTGGTTATCTCCATTAACGGGGATGGCGGAATGCAGATGTGTTCCCAAGAACTCGCGATCTGTGCCATTAACAATATACCGGTAAAAATTGTGATCATTAACAATCAGGTACTCGGAATGGTTCGCCAATGGCAGGAGATTATCTATGAGAACCGTTACAGCCACATTGATCTGGCAGGAAGTCCGGATTTTGTAAAACTGGCTGAAGCATATGGTGTTAAAGGATTGCGTGCAACGAATAAAGAAGAAGCGGCGCGTGCTTGGCAGGAAGCACTTGATACACCAGGACCAGTCGTTGTAGAATTCGTGGTACGTAAGGAAGAAAATGTGTATCCAATGGTTCCGCAGGGAGCAACAATTGATCAAATGCTGATGGGGGATGCTGACGAATGA